A genomic segment from Thiomicrorhabdus aquaedulcis encodes:
- a CDS encoding GGDEF domain-containing protein yields the protein MKTLNKYFLGNLYTPANNVLLEQIESLILPNTERCAKRFYTELLADDATKLFLSNDLVKERLSRELAKWIGATLTIKSSFESTQEVVAMQRHVGEVHARVNVPMTLVNSAMIIVKEELFLIILASPLTSDNKTQAVILINKILDASLSLINEAYLEGRVANERSAQEFRSRTTAHELAIEIERVKGSFFSWLTEFMTALLTDQTQLKTDLAKQDFGLWIRHKLDFICSSQPVVSSIKDNLDQIQIYANEISALPKESRGHKIKLINDLTNECGWFLSSIADKNIEDSTREDGLTSLIERRFMAPILQKETQMAIKLNAPYTLIMLDVDNFKSINDIYGHPAGDTVLSNIGRGIKRTLQITDYAFRYGGEEFLILLPETKMERARIIAQQILTNIRALKIQIENGRHIGITASIGLAEFSGHPDFMQLINQADQNLYQAKHNGKDQAVG from the coding sequence ATGAAAACTCTTAATAAATATTTTTTAGGTAATTTGTACACTCCAGCCAACAATGTACTGTTAGAACAAATTGAATCTTTAATATTGCCCAATACCGAGCGATGCGCCAAACGATTTTATACCGAACTTTTAGCCGACGATGCCACCAAACTTTTTTTATCCAACGACCTAGTTAAAGAACGCTTAAGCCGAGAACTTGCTAAATGGATTGGTGCCACATTAACGATAAAATCTAGCTTTGAAAGCACACAAGAGGTCGTTGCTATGCAACGCCATGTTGGAGAGGTTCACGCCCGTGTCAATGTCCCTATGACGCTGGTGAACAGCGCCATGATTATTGTTAAAGAAGAGCTATTTTTAATTATATTAGCCTCCCCCCTAACCTCAGACAATAAAACCCAAGCGGTTATCTTAATTAACAAAATACTTGATGCCAGCCTAAGCTTAATTAACGAAGCGTATTTAGAAGGCCGCGTGGCTAACGAACGCTCGGCACAAGAGTTTCGCAGTCGTACCACCGCGCACGAGCTTGCCATTGAAATAGAACGGGTAAAAGGCTCATTTTTTAGCTGGCTAACCGAGTTTATGACCGCTTTGCTCACCGATCAAACACAGTTAAAAACCGACCTAGCCAAACAAGATTTTGGCCTATGGATTCGCCACAAACTCGACTTTATTTGTTCGAGCCAACCCGTGGTTAGCAGCATTAAAGACAACTTAGATCAAATTCAAATATACGCAAATGAAATATCTGCCCTGCCCAAAGAATCCAGAGGCCATAAAATAAAACTCATCAATGATTTAACCAACGAGTGCGGTTGGTTTTTAAGCTCTATTGCCGACAAAAACATTGAAGACTCAACCCGAGAAGACGGCTTAACCTCGCTTATTGAGCGACGCTTTATGGCGCCTATTTTGCAAAAAGAAACGCAAATGGCCATAAAACTAAACGCCCCTTACACGCTCATTATGCTGGACGTGGACAACTTTAAAAGCATTAATGATATTTACGGGCATCCTGCCGGCGACACGGTACTTTCCAACATTGGTCGCGGCATTAAACGTACCTTACAAATAACCGATTACGCATTTCGTTATGGCGGTGAAGAGTTTTTAATTTTACTGCCCGAAACCAAAATGGAACGTGCGCGCATAATAGCTCAACAGATATTAACCAACATTCGAGCGCTTAAAATTCAAATCGAAAACGGCCGCCACATTGGCATCACCGCCTCTATTGGCTTGGCCGAGTTTTCGGGGCATCCCGACTTTATGCAACTTATTAACCAAGCCGATCAAAACCTATACCAAGCCAAGCACAATGGCAAAGACCAAGCCGTTGGATAA
- a CDS encoding methyl-accepting chemotaxis protein, producing the protein MHSPDLNSLRFITNVDSDFKITFVNQAYLDWLGYENNELIGQKTTLLHHDSTPRALGEMIVKQSNAGQTVSTPLKEVKQNGQAYWVDMRIQPMMENGRYTGYTSVKRLVLDPQRIAQLEQHYADLHSKRTVLVNGQTVNRLQHRVKNAFGIPHWSISQQIAASITLAVLLGLGVALVHEHQQKSDILARSITQNQTTLNSLVDAYFQKKLDVGEASLAGIANSETLKQAFNARNLTDLHAQTAGLSDYFAKNTKNKNIVVQLIDQNGQGFYNSWAKQPTQQLPQDLTWREDVQLQTQNPTAFRTYSLGQRGFTLKNHIPFYDANQQYTGSITLVQGLGSVHKDLLAENIRFMAIVDTANLLPQQKGILDNDTVFSDKGFALSSNSHFATEQGKQLHAYLNTLKANDLIAPSVRLDHQYFSVAIPIKDAKERVYGYLVAAEPAEKFNAYLQQQYQVAQNTFYAVLITAIILALVVLSIVWLLVIRPLKHAQQTMASAVTHQDLFARLPSVGHDEIAQLANAYNHQAMLSQVVISETNTALEEILVGRLNHTVHFPFLADYALLKDRLNQTAHGLQTTFTKIGEVMGDLKSGHFSRTHQHTLNGAYADVVNDCSAAMQALNQVFTQITHVMNLAARGQFDERITLAAQGDLDALKQTLNTTLEQLNTGFGDVINAANRLAQGDLTQPITHAYEFKMDEAKQAINASMDGLSTTLSSVFTIAQQLQDDVACVQEGTQNLNDRTQQQAASLEQTAAAMEQTAAQTRSNLDHTQHANEISKHQAHLLTQANHTMQDTKASMGNIKQVSEKIRDITSLIDSIAFQTNLLALNAAVEAARAGEHGRGFAVVASEVRNLAQKSANAAKDISTLVEQTARAIQIGVEQVDNVAQALDNITVETEKVQHIVAEVTQASQEQSMGIDEINKAIGHIDATTQQNAALVEETSATADSMTQSAMTLNQEVSRFKIAQTSQRLIR; encoded by the coding sequence ATGCATTCACCCGATTTAAATTCATTGCGCTTTATCACCAACGTCGATTCTGATTTTAAGATTACCTTTGTTAACCAGGCCTATCTTGACTGGCTTGGGTACGAAAATAATGAATTAATTGGACAAAAAACCACTCTTTTACACCATGACAGCACGCCCCGCGCCTTAGGCGAGATGATTGTTAAACAATCTAACGCCGGCCAAACCGTCAGCACGCCGCTTAAAGAAGTAAAACAAAATGGCCAAGCCTACTGGGTGGACATGCGCATTCAACCGATGATGGAAAACGGTCGTTACACCGGCTACACCTCGGTTAAGCGTCTGGTGCTGGATCCGCAACGCATCGCGCAGCTTGAGCAGCATTACGCCGACCTACACAGTAAACGCACCGTATTGGTCAACGGTCAAACGGTTAATCGTCTACAACATCGCGTTAAAAACGCCTTTGGCATCCCCCACTGGTCAATTAGCCAGCAAATTGCCGCCTCGATTACCTTAGCGGTTTTATTGGGATTGGGGGTGGCATTGGTGCATGAACACCAACAAAAATCCGATATTTTGGCGCGGAGCATAACGCAAAACCAAACCACCTTAAACAGCTTGGTAGACGCCTACTTTCAAAAAAAACTGGATGTGGGAGAGGCCTCGTTGGCGGGCATTGCCAACTCAGAAACGCTTAAACAGGCGTTTAATGCCCGCAACTTAACCGATTTGCACGCCCAAACAGCCGGGTTATCCGACTACTTTGCTAAAAACACCAAAAATAAAAACATTGTCGTCCAATTGATTGACCAAAACGGCCAAGGGTTTTACAACAGTTGGGCAAAACAACCCACCCAACAATTGCCCCAAGATTTAACCTGGCGTGAAGACGTGCAACTGCAAACGCAAAATCCCACCGCGTTTCGCACTTATTCATTAGGACAACGTGGCTTTACCTTAAAAAACCACATTCCGTTTTACGATGCCAACCAGCAATACACCGGCTCGATTACCTTGGTGCAAGGTCTGGGTTCGGTGCATAAAGATTTATTGGCCGAAAACATTCGCTTTATGGCCATTGTTGACACGGCCAATTTACTGCCGCAACAAAAAGGCATTTTAGACAACGATACGGTTTTTAGCGACAAAGGCTTTGCGCTGTCGTCCAACAGCCACTTTGCCACCGAGCAAGGCAAACAATTGCACGCCTATCTTAATACGCTAAAAGCCAACGATTTAATCGCTCCCAGCGTGCGTTTAGACCATCAATACTTTAGCGTGGCCATTCCAATTAAAGACGCTAAAGAGCGCGTGTATGGCTACCTGGTGGCGGCCGAGCCAGCCGAAAAATTTAATGCTTATTTGCAACAGCAATATCAAGTCGCGCAAAACACCTTTTATGCGGTGCTGATCACCGCCATTATTTTAGCGTTGGTGGTGTTAAGCATTGTGTGGCTTTTGGTCATTCGCCCGCTAAAACACGCCCAGCAGACCATGGCCAGCGCGGTAACGCATCAAGATCTTTTTGCGCGTTTGCCCAGTGTAGGACACGATGAAATAGCCCAGTTGGCCAACGCCTACAACCATCAAGCCATGTTGTCGCAAGTGGTTATCTCTGAGACCAATACCGCGTTAGAAGAAATTTTGGTGGGGCGTTTAAACCACACAGTGCATTTTCCGTTTTTAGCCGATTACGCCCTGCTTAAAGACCGTTTAAATCAAACGGCACACGGTTTGCAAACCACCTTTACTAAGATTGGTGAGGTGATGGGTGATTTAAAATCTGGCCACTTTAGCCGCACCCATCAACACACCTTAAACGGCGCTTACGCCGACGTGGTAAACGATTGCAGTGCCGCGATGCAGGCGCTTAACCAAGTGTTTACCCAAATTACCCATGTTATGAACCTAGCGGCACGCGGGCAATTTGACGAGCGCATTACTCTGGCCGCCCAAGGCGATTTGGACGCGCTTAAGCAAACACTCAACACCACACTTGAGCAACTTAACACCGGGTTTGGCGACGTAATTAATGCCGCAAATCGTCTGGCACAAGGCGACTTAACCCAACCTATTACCCACGCGTACGAATTTAAAATGGACGAAGCCAAACAAGCCATTAACGCGTCTATGGACGGTTTAAGCACCACGCTGTCCAGCGTGTTTACCATTGCCCAACAACTGCAAGACGACGTGGCGTGCGTGCAAGAAGGTACGCAAAATCTTAACGACCGCACCCAGCAACAAGCCGCGTCGCTTGAACAAACGGCTGCCGCCATGGAGCAAACCGCCGCACAAACTCGCAGTAATTTAGACCATACTCAGCACGCCAATGAAATATCCAAACATCAGGCTCACTTGCTCACCCAAGCCAATCACACCATGCAAGACACCAAAGCGTCTATGGGCAATATTAAACAGGTGTCGGAAAAAATTCGTGACATCACCAGTTTAATTGACTCGATTGCCTTTCAAACCAACCTACTGGCGCTCAACGCCGCCGTTGAAGCCGCACGCGCCGGCGAGCATGGCCGAGGCTTTGCCGTGGTGGCCTCCGAAGTGCGTAACCTAGCGCAAAAATCGGCCAATGCCGCCAAAGACATCAGCACTCTGGTTGAGCAAACCGCTCGCGCCATTCAAATAGGCGTTGAACAAGTCGATAACGTTGCACAAGCGCTTGACAACATAACCGTTGAAACCGAAAAGGTGCAGCACATTGTGGCCGAAGTAACCCAGGCCTCTCAAGAACAGTCTATGGGCATTGATGAAATTAACAAAGCCATTGGCCACATTGATGCCACCACCCAACAAAACGCCGCGTTGGTCGAAGAGACCTCGGCCACCGCCGATTCAATGACCCAATCGGCCATGACCTTAAACCAAGAAGTGAGTCGCTTTAAAATAGCCCAAACCTCGCAACGGTTGATTCGCTAA
- a CDS encoding DMT family transporter yields MSRSLVLQTTFFTLLAMVAFAANAIVCRWALDGGWIDPVSFTSLRLGSAAAMLFLVMLWVNKAQQAQSPQKLQHTVPSRGSWKAAFILFVYAITFSYGYVAISTANGALILSAVVQLTMIGYALRQGDKLHGLEWLGVALALIGLLYLVYPKLSTPSWWGLVMVVISAYTWALYSLNGRTSRNPLTDTAYNFYRTLPMIALASLLSLLFIEFVHLSVFGVTLAVFSGAVTTGLGYILWYKALPQISSSLASATQLLVPLLAAFGAAWLIAEPITLRFMLAAALMMGGLSLVLLGRHQFRKR; encoded by the coding sequence ATGTCGCGTTCTTTGGTGTTGCAAACCACCTTTTTTACCCTATTGGCCATGGTGGCGTTTGCCGCCAACGCCATAGTGTGTCGCTGGGCGTTGGACGGCGGTTGGATTGACCCGGTAAGCTTTACCAGTTTGCGTTTGGGTTCGGCCGCCGCCATGCTGTTTTTGGTGATGCTGTGGGTCAATAAAGCCCAACAAGCGCAAAGCCCCCAAAAACTGCAGCACACCGTGCCAAGCCGCGGCAGTTGGAAAGCCGCGTTTATTCTGTTTGTGTACGCCATCACGTTTTCATACGGTTACGTGGCCATCAGCACCGCCAACGGCGCGCTTATTTTGTCGGCGGTGGTGCAATTAACCATGATTGGTTACGCATTGCGCCAAGGCGATAAACTGCATGGTTTAGAATGGTTGGGCGTGGCGTTGGCGTTAATTGGCTTGTTGTATTTGGTCTACCCAAAACTTTCCACCCCGTCGTGGTGGGGGTTGGTCATGGTGGTGATATCCGCCTACACCTGGGCGTTGTACAGTTTAAACGGTCGCACCTCACGCAACCCACTCACCGACACCGCCTACAACTTTTACCGCACCCTGCCCATGATTGCGCTGGCCAGTTTACTGAGTTTGCTGTTTATTGAATTTGTGCATTTAAGCGTGTTTGGCGTAACCTTAGCGGTGTTTTCAGGCGCAGTCACCACTGGGCTTGGCTACATTTTATGGTACAAAGCCTTGCCGCAAATCTCATCCAGCTTGGCGTCGGCCACCCAATTATTAGTGCCCTTGCTGGCCGCCTTTGGCGCCGCCTGGCTCATTGCCGAACCCATTACCCTACGCTTTATGCTGGCCGCCGCCCTAATGATGGGCGGCTTAAGCCTAGTTTTACTGGGTCGTCATCAATTTAGAAAGCGGTAA
- a CDS encoding alanine/glycine:cation symporter family protein, whose product MEQLNPLLITVNSLVWGPVLLVLLLGTGVYLMIRLRFLPLRNLFYAFKLLWTTRKSQHPGDISSFGALMTAMAATVGTGNIAGVAAALFIGGPGAIFWMWMTALVGMATKYSETVLAVHYREKDTDGKHVGGPMYYIKNGLGKKWQPLAFAFALFGTIAAFGIGNMVQANAVAGAMQSAFGVNNQITGLVLMGLVGLVLFGGIARIAKTANALVPLMAVLYIGISLTIIGLHIDALPNALLTIVQSAFTGHAAAGGFAGASLILAIQFGVARGVFSNEAGLGTAPIAHAAAKTNNPVEQGHIAMLGTFIDTIIICTLTALVIMVTNTWQSGETGSPLTALAFSTGLNSSLGAVVVALALAIFAFTTLLGWSYYGERCAQYIGGLKVILYYRIVWVLAVFVGAALSDYFNTVLILADILNALMAVPNLIALLLLTPVIIKLTQNK is encoded by the coding sequence ATGGAACAGCTTAACCCACTTTTAATCACCGTAAACAGTTTGGTTTGGGGGCCTGTTTTGCTGGTTTTGTTATTAGGAACCGGCGTGTATTTAATGATTCGGTTGCGTTTTTTACCGTTGCGCAATCTGTTTTATGCCTTTAAATTATTGTGGACCACGCGCAAATCGCAACACCCCGGCGACATCAGCTCGTTTGGTGCGTTAATGACCGCCATGGCCGCTACCGTGGGTACAGGCAATATTGCTGGTGTGGCGGCGGCGCTGTTTATTGGCGGGCCTGGGGCTATTTTTTGGATGTGGATGACGGCGCTGGTGGGCATGGCCACCAAATACAGCGAAACGGTTTTGGCGGTGCATTACCGTGAAAAAGACACCGATGGCAAACACGTGGGCGGCCCCATGTACTACATTAAAAACGGCTTGGGTAAAAAATGGCAACCGCTGGCGTTTGCCTTTGCGCTGTTTGGCACCATCGCGGCGTTTGGCATTGGCAACATGGTGCAAGCCAATGCGGTGGCGGGAGCGATGCAAAGTGCGTTTGGGGTCAATAATCAGATTACAGGCTTGGTGTTAATGGGCTTGGTGGGCTTAGTGTTGTTTGGCGGAATCGCGCGCATTGCCAAAACAGCCAACGCCCTAGTGCCGTTAATGGCGGTGTTGTACATTGGAATTTCGCTCACCATTATCGGTTTGCACATTGATGCCTTGCCCAATGCGTTACTGACCATTGTGCAAAGCGCCTTTACCGGCCATGCGGCGGCCGGTGGATTTGCTGGGGCAAGCCTTATTTTAGCCATTCAATTTGGGGTGGCGCGTGGCGTGTTTTCAAACGAAGCCGGCCTGGGAACCGCCCCCATTGCGCATGCGGCCGCCAAAACCAACAACCCGGTTGAGCAAGGTCACATTGCCATGTTGGGCACGTTTATTGACACCATTATTATCTGCACCCTAACCGCCTTAGTGATTATGGTCACCAACACCTGGCAAAGCGGTGAAACCGGCTCACCCTTAACCGCGTTGGCGTTTAGCACCGGGTTAAATTCAAGCCTGGGTGCGGTGGTCGTGGCCCTAGCACTGGCCATTTTTGCCTTTACCACCTTGTTGGGTTGGAGCTATTACGGTGAGCGTTGCGCGCAATACATTGGCGGCTTAAAGGTTATTTTGTATTACCGCATTGTCTGGGTGCTGGCGGTGTTTGTGGGCGCGGCCTTGTCGGATTACTTTAATACCGTGCTGATTTTGGCCGATATTTTAAACGCGCTCATGGCCGTTCCCAACCTGATTGCGCTGTTGCTGCTGACGCCGGTGATTATTAAACTCACGCAAAACAAATAA
- a CDS encoding YebC/PmpR family DNA-binding transcriptional regulator, translated as MGRAYQNRKESMAKTADAKTKVYGKYGRAIYVVAKSGSADPASNLELRSLIERAKKDQVPSHVIDKALTKATGAGGEDFALARYEGYGPGNSMVIIDCLTDNPNRTFGDVRHCFTKAKCKIGTPGSVSHMFDHSAIFVFKGTDEDAVLEALMAADVDVSDIESDDGHISVFAPNTEYAKAKNALLHAFDKLEFEVDEIQFLAKNAAHLNEEDLEHFNKFLDLLNDLDDVQNVYYDVEM; from the coding sequence ATGGGCAGAGCCTATCAAAACCGCAAAGAGTCTATGGCCAAAACCGCAGACGCTAAAACCAAGGTATATGGCAAGTACGGTCGTGCAATTTATGTGGTGGCTAAAAGCGGCAGTGCCGACCCCGCCAGCAATTTGGAACTGCGCAGTTTAATTGAGCGCGCCAAAAAAGACCAAGTGCCCAGCCACGTAATTGACAAAGCCCTAACCAAAGCCACCGGCGCGGGCGGCGAAGATTTTGCGCTTGCGCGCTACGAAGGCTATGGTCCGGGCAACAGCATGGTGATTATTGACTGCTTAACCGACAACCCCAATCGCACCTTTGGTGACGTGCGCCACTGCTTTACCAAAGCCAAATGCAAAATTGGCACGCCCGGCAGCGTCAGTCACATGTTTGACCATTCGGCCATTTTTGTGTTTAAAGGCACGGACGAAGACGCGGTGCTAGAAGCCCTAATGGCGGCTGATGTGGACGTAAGCGACATTGAAAGCGACGACGGTCACATTAGCGTATTTGCGCCCAACACCGAATACGCCAAAGCCAAAAACGCCTTATTGCACGCGTTTGATAAACTGGAATTTGAAGTCGATGAGATTCAGTTTTTAGCCAAAAACGCCGCGCACCTTAACGAAGAAGACCTAGAACACTTTAATAAGTTTTTAGACCTGCTTAACGATTTAGACGACGTGCAAAACGTTTATTACGATGTAGAAATGTAA
- a CDS encoding GAF domain-containing protein: protein MIQVLGASGSLNSNGGCSAFLVSPSVLIDAGHVMRTLGAQSQRVEHLLLTHSHFDHWVDLPFMIETYFEQRQKPLTVYGLKATLDALKTHVFNNVIWPEFHKIIHPTLGQPLVVFTELAYEQTLVIDDTEFTVINAQHTVPCCGFVIKRHGIGCVLSGDTYLTPELTARINQDPSINSLIIETSFPSTLDHIAQLSQHLTPRLLHQQLQGLTHRLDVFLYHLKPAYHDAIVREVFAQDFQDSLPVSLNKVLIEGDVLDLFNPQGISHHHLVHADYEQLNRTDTSTDKMANIMAHNNAQLEALLSIAQALSAQTNLDKLLEMILEQAIAFSNADAGTLYRTNKDHTALQFSVVRNRSLQIKMGGTAEPITWDDLPLYTDDGQPNTHMVAVLCALNKQPINIADVYTDPTFDFSGTQRFDAKTGYRSQSMLVIPMLDRDQNLLGVLQLINKTAPSHPATNALPAALVFSPQDQQNTLALASQAAISLTNALLIQEMEALFEAFIDTIAKAFDEKCSFTGNHVKQVAKLANIIAHAIDQDQHTYQDVHYDNAMFKTINLAALLHDVGKITTPEFIMQKSSKLQKIIDRIELIKHRIEILKRDAHINHLQAQVLAHTQHTPPPDEHIYQDHVRTLNDAYEFLHTMNTGNEFLAEPHAQRILELAQLTYQLGDAVVPLLDSDELTNLCIQRGTLNATERAKIMDHARVSLSMLQTLPFPKNTNAWWTLPPITTKNSTAPAIHAA, encoded by the coding sequence ATGATTCAGGTTTTAGGCGCATCCGGCAGTTTAAATTCTAACGGTGGTTGCAGTGCTTTTTTAGTCAGCCCCAGCGTGTTAATAGACGCCGGCCATGTTATGCGTACGTTGGGAGCGCAAAGCCAGCGGGTTGAGCACTTGCTGCTCACCCATTCGCATTTTGATCACTGGGTAGACTTACCCTTTATGATTGAAACTTATTTTGAACAGCGCCAAAAACCTTTAACGGTATACGGCTTAAAAGCCACTCTAGACGCCCTTAAAACCCATGTGTTTAACAACGTAATCTGGCCAGAGTTTCACAAAATTATTCATCCCACCTTGGGGCAACCGCTGGTGGTGTTTACAGAGCTTGCTTACGAACAAACGCTGGTAATTGACGACACCGAATTTACTGTCATTAACGCACAACACACCGTGCCCTGTTGTGGGTTTGTCATTAAACGCCACGGGATTGGCTGCGTGCTCAGCGGCGACACCTATTTAACCCCTGAGCTTACCGCGCGCATTAACCAAGACCCCAGCATTAACAGTCTGATTATCGAAACCTCGTTTCCGTCTACACTAGACCACATTGCCCAACTTAGCCAACACCTTACCCCGCGTTTGTTGCACCAACAACTGCAAGGCCTAACGCACCGCTTAGACGTATTTTTGTACCACCTAAAACCTGCTTACCATGACGCCATTGTGCGCGAAGTGTTTGCCCAAGATTTTCAAGACAGCTTGCCCGTTAGCCTAAACAAAGTGCTGATTGAAGGCGATGTGCTCGACCTATTTAATCCACAAGGGATCAGCCACCATCACCTTGTCCATGCGGACTACGAGCAGCTTAATCGTACCGACACGTCCACCGACAAGATGGCGAACATTATGGCGCACAACAACGCACAGCTCGAAGCCTTGCTGTCCATTGCCCAGGCCTTGTCGGCGCAAACCAATTTAGACAAACTGTTAGAGATGATTTTAGAACAAGCCATCGCCTTTTCAAACGCCGACGCCGGAACGCTCTATCGCACCAACAAAGACCACACGGCGCTGCAGTTTAGCGTGGTACGCAACCGGTCGTTACAGATAAAAATGGGCGGCACGGCCGAGCCGATTACCTGGGACGACCTGCCGCTGTATACCGATGACGGTCAACCCAATACCCACATGGTGGCGGTGTTGTGCGCGCTTAACAAACAACCCATTAACATCGCCGACGTGTACACCGACCCCACGTTTGACTTTAGCGGCACCCAAAGATTTGACGCCAAAACGGGCTATCGTTCACAATCCATGCTGGTCATACCCATGCTCGACCGCGACCAAAACCTGTTGGGTGTCTTGCAACTTATCAACAAAACAGCGCCATCGCACCCTGCCACAAACGCATTACCGGCCGCACTGGTGTTTAGCCCGCAAGACCAACAAAACACCCTAGCGCTGGCCTCGCAAGCGGCCATATCGCTGACCAACGCCCTGCTGATACAAGAGATGGAAGCGCTGTTTGAAGCCTTTATTGACACCATCGCCAAAGCCTTTGACGAAAAATGCAGCTTTACCGGCAACCACGTTAAACAGGTGGCCAAACTGGCCAACATTATTGCCCACGCCATAGACCAAGACCAACACACCTACCAAGACGTGCACTACGATAACGCCATGTTTAAAACCATTAATCTGGCCGCACTCTTGCACGACGTGGGCAAAATCACCACGCCCGAATTTATTATGCAAAAATCGAGCAAACTGCAAAAAATAATCGACCGCATTGAGCTGATTAAACACCGCATCGAAATCTTAAAACGCGACGCGCACATTAATCACCTGCAGGCACAGGTGCTCGCTCACACGCAGCATACGCCGCCGCCCGATGAGCACATTTATCAAGACCATGTACGCACGCTCAACGACGCCTATGAGTTTTTGCACACCATGAACACCGGCAACGAATTTTTAGCCGAACCCCATGCCCAGCGCATACTAGAACTGGCTCAACTCACCTATCAATTGGGTGACGCCGTTGTGCCTTTGCTGGACAGCGATGAACTGACCAACTTGTGCATACAGCGCGGCACCTTAAACGCGACCGAGCGCGCCAAAATCATGGACCACGCCCGCGTATCGCTGAGCATGTTGCAAACCCTACCGTTTCCCAAAAATACCAACGCGTGGTGGACATTGCCGCCAATCACCACGAAAAACTCGACGGCACCGGCTATCCACGCGGCTTAA
- a CDS encoding HD-GYP domain-containing protein: protein MVDIAANHHEKLDGTGYPRGLTAQQLTLEDRILILADLYEALSAQDRPYKEPHSLADIAKILSSMANAGAIDKTLLTFFFESGAYQAYNAFLKPSQINDFSLTLE from the coding sequence GTGGTGGACATTGCCGCCAATCACCACGAAAAACTCGACGGCACCGGCTATCCACGCGGCTTAACCGCCCAACAACTGACGCTGGAAGATCGCATTTTAATTTTGGCCGATTTATACGAAGCCCTGTCGGCACAAGACCGACCTTACAAAGAGCCACACTCGTTGGCCGACATCGCCAAAATTTTATCGTCTATGGCCAATGCCGGAGCGATTGACAAAACGCTGCTGACTTTTTTCTTTGAAAGTGGCGCCTACCAAGCCTACAACGCGTTTTTAAAACCCAGCCAAATTAACGACTTTAGTTTAACGCTGGAGTAA
- a CDS encoding alpha/beta hydrolase gives MTASLQQVKNVQRVTNVSNVKKPWTPVVLGLSLGFTLLSTSWASLAAEVKEIKQTYNGLTVNANLVMGDQQTYADGIVLLTHGTLTHKDRSTYAQLQENLAAQGISSLAPSLSLGLNDRKGEYDCAVPHTHKHTDAIKEIGFWMDWLKQQGANSVTLMGHSRGGNQTAWFANEHDSAQINKVVLLAPATGEQQSASEYQEKYGKPLADVLKKANALVAKGQGESLMKDTDFIYCKAAQVTPNAFVDYYTVKPQFDTPTLLKTAKKPTLVIMGADDTVVADLPKKMAPLASNALIKTVTIMDAEHFFLDLASEDAAAAAAEFIKQNKSFRDLFVMPCSDTASVDFTGVDCGSSPQ, from the coding sequence ATGACAGCATCGTTACAACAAGTTAAAAATGTTCAGCGCGTTACCAACGTTAGCAATGTTAAAAAACCTTGGACGCCCGTGGTATTAGGCTTAAGTTTGGGTTTTACGTTATTAAGCACATCGTGGGCGAGTTTGGCCGCCGAGGTAAAAGAAATTAAGCAAACCTACAACGGTTTAACGGTTAACGCCAATTTGGTGATGGGCGACCAACAAACTTACGCCGACGGCATTGTGTTATTAACCCACGGTACGCTTACCCACAAAGACCGCTCAACCTACGCGCAGTTGCAAGAAAACCTGGCCGCACAGGGCATTAGCTCGTTAGCGCCCAGCTTGTCGCTGGGGTTAAACGACCGTAAGGGTGAGTACGATTGCGCGGTGCCCCACACGCACAAACACACCGACGCGATCAAAGAGATTGGGTTTTGGATGGATTGGCTTAAGCAACAAGGTGCTAATTCGGTCACGTTAATGGGGCATTCACGCGGTGGCAATCAAACCGCTTGGTTTGCCAATGAGCACGACAGCGCGCAAATTAACAAAGTGGTGTTATTGGCGCCCGCCACAGGCGAGCAACAATCGGCCAGCGAGTACCAAGAAAAATACGGCAAACCGTTAGCCGACGTGCTTAAAAAAGCCAACGCGTTAGTGGCCAAGGGTCAGGGCGAAAGTTTAATGAAAGACACCGATTTTATTTATTGCAAAGCCGCTCAAGTAACCCCCAACGCATTTGTAGACTATTACACGGTAAAACCGCAATTTGACACGCCTACGTTGTTAAAAACTGCCAAAAAACCTACGTTGGTGATTATGGGAGCCGACGACACTGTGGTAGCCGATTTGCCTAAAAAAATGGCGCCGTTGGCCAGCAACGCCTTGATTAAAACGGTGACGATTATGGACGCCGAGCATTTCTTTTTAGACCTAGCCAGTGAAGACGCCGCAGCCGCTGCAGCGGAATTTATTAAACAAAATAAATCGTTTAGAGATCTTTTCGTCATGCCGTGCTCCGACACGGCATCTGTTGACTTTACTGGAGTAGATTGCGGGTCAAGCCCGCAATGA